Within the Burkholderia ubonensis genome, the region GGGGGAATCGCACAGCAGGGCTCCTTTCGGGAAAACGAGACCCGCATGGTACGCGAAGCGCACACGAGGGCACACAAAAGAAAAAGGCAGATCGCCTTGCGGTGACCTGCCTTTCAACGCCGTAAGAACGGCAACTGCTGGTTCTTGACTGCGTTATTCTTACAGCTTGCTTACTTAGTTCGAAGCAGCAGCCGGGGCTTCAGCGGCGCTAGCAGCAGCCTTCTTCGAAGCGTGGTGCTTCTTTGCGTGGTGCTTCTTGGCAGCCTTCTTCGCCGGTGCCGAAGCAGCTTCTGCCTTTTCTGCTGCCGGAGCTGCCGGAGCAGCTGCCGGTGCCGAAGCTTGTGCGAAAGCTGCCGTTGCGAAGAGACCAGCGACCAGAGCGGCGATCAGTTTGTTCATGTTGTGTTCCTCAGCTTTAGTTAATTAACCAAATGACCCGGCATAGGAGTCATGTCGTCTAACGGTGCCATCCACCTTTCGGTTGACAGACGCTCCAAGAAATTTCTCTTTGCGCTGCGGGCGCCGAATCGCATTCGAAAAAACGTCGCTTGCACGACGCAAAGCGGCTCGGACGCCAATGCCGGATAGCTCTGGGTGGCATCTGCGTCGTTTAACGCACGATCTTCGCAGGCGGTTGACGAAACAGATGACGAAAAAATCGACGATCGGCTTTCGGCCCGGCCGAGCCTTCAGTCGGCACGTGCGAAACCGTCCCACGGCGCACGCGGCGGCAGGGTGATTGTTTCTCCTGGCGCAATGCCGAGCGCGAATATATCCAGCGAGCCGATGCCGACCCGCACGAGGCGCAGCGTCGGAAAGCCGACCGCCGCCGTCATCCGGCGCACCTGGCGGTTCTTGCCTTCGGTGATCGCGAGCTCGATCCACGTGGTCGGGACCGCGGCGCGGTAGCGGATCGGCGGATTGCGCGGCCACAGCGCGTCGGGCGGCTCGATGAATTCGGCGCGGCACGCGCGCGTCACGTAGTCGCCGAGATCGACGCCGCGCGCGAGCGCCTTCAGGTCGGCCGGCCCCGGCGCGCCTTCGACCTGCGCCCAGTAGCGCTTGACGAGCTTGTGGCGCGGCTCGGCGATGCGGGCCTGCAGCGCGCCGTCGTCGGTGAGCAGCAGCAGGCCTTCGCTGTCCGCGTCGAGCCGGCCGGCCGCGTAGACGCCGGGCGTCTTGACCCAGTCGCCGAGCGACGGCCGCGTTTCGTGCGCGGAAAACTGGCAAATCGTACCGAACGGCTTGTTGAGGGCGATCAAGGTCATGGCAGGGACGACGCGCGCCCGGCTGGCGGTGCGCGCCGGGCGGTCTATGGCAAATGGCGGAATCTTAATGCATAATACGGAACGCCAAGTCATCTGTCTTATATAAGACATAAGGGGAGACTTGATACGCAGCGCCGCGCATCGCGCCGCCGCGCCCGAATCGGGCGCTAGAATAGCGGCTCGCTGCGGCAGTCACGGGGGTGGCCTTGATGCGCGCCCCGGCGCACGCAGCTTCGACCAGAATTACCTGCTCAGCCACGTCACTGGAGTCGATCATGCCGTATCAGCACATCAAGGTTCCGGACGGCGGTGACAAGATCACCGTCAACCAGGATTACACGCTCAACGTTTCCGACCAGCCGATCATTCCGTACATCGAGGGCGACGGCACGGGCTTCGACATCACGCCGGTCATGATCAAGGTCGTCGACGCCGCGGTCGAACGGGCGTACAAGGGCAAGCGCAAGATCCACTGGATGGAGATCTACGCGGGCGAGAAGGCGACGAAGGTCTACGGCCCGGACGTGTGGCTGCCGGACGAGACGCTGCAGGTGCTGAAGGAATACGTGGTGTCGATCAAGGGGCCGCTGACGACCCCGGTCGGCGGCGGGATCCGCTCGCTGAACGTCGCGCTGCGCCAGGAGCTCGACCTGTACGTGTGCCTGCGCCCGGTCCAGTACTTCAAGGGCGTGCCGTCGCCGGTGCGCGAGCCGCAAAAGATCGACATGGTGATCTTCCGCGAGAACTCGGAAGACATCTACGCGGGCATCGAATGGGCGGCCGGCTCGGAGCAGGCGAAGAAGGTCATCCAGTTCCTGCAGGACGAGATGGGCGTGAAGAAGATCCGCTTCCCGGAAACCTCGGGGATCGGCGTCAAGCCCGTGTCGACGGAAGGCACCGAGCGGCTCGTGCGCAAGGCGATCCAGTACGCGATCGACAACGACCGCAAGTCGGTCACGCTGGTGCACAAGGGCAACATCATGAAGTTCACGGAAGGCCTGTTCCGTGACGCCGGCTACGCGCTCGCGCAGAAGGAGTTCGGCGGCGAGCTGATCGACGGCGGCCCGTGGATGCGCGTGAAGAACCCGAAGACGGGCGGCGAGATCGTCATCAAGGACTCGATCGCCGACGCGTTCCTGCAGCAGATCCTGCTGCGCCCGGCCGAATACGACGTGATCGCGACGCTGAACCTGAACGGCGACTACATCTCCGACGCGCTGGCCGCGCAGGTCGGCGGCATCGGCATCGCGCCGGGCGCGAACCTGTCGGATTCGGTCGCGATGTTCGAGGCGACCCACGGCACCGCGCCGAAGTACGCGGGCAAGGATTACGTGAACCCCGGTTCCGAGATCCTGTCGGCCGAAATGATGCTGCGCCATCTCGGCTGGACCGAGGCGGCCGACACCATCATCGCCGCGATGGAAAAGTCGATCCAGCAGAAGCGCGTCACGTACGACTTCGCGCGCCTGATGGAAGGCGCGACGCAGGTGTCGTGCTCGGGCTTCGGTGAAGTGCTGATCGAGAACATGTAAGTCCCTCCGGGGTGTGCCGGCGCATGGCCGGCTGCCCCGGCGCCTGCTGCCGGCGTCGGGGCGTTTCGTGGAAGGCAGGTTTGGCAGGGCGCTCCGGTGCCCGGAAACGCGACGCCGCGTCGCGGCCCGCGTGCCCTGCAAGGTAGAACAT harbors:
- a CDS encoding pseudouridine synthase; the encoded protein is MTLIALNKPFGTICQFSAHETRPSLGDWVKTPGVYAAGRLDADSEGLLLLTDDGALQARIAEPRHKLVKRYWAQVEGAPGPADLKALARGVDLGDYVTRACRAEFIEPPDALWPRNPPIRYRAAVPTTWIELAITEGKNRQVRRMTAAVGFPTLRLVRVGIGSLDIFALGIAPGETITLPPRAPWDGFARAD
- the icd gene encoding NADP-dependent isocitrate dehydrogenase, which codes for MPYQHIKVPDGGDKITVNQDYTLNVSDQPIIPYIEGDGTGFDITPVMIKVVDAAVERAYKGKRKIHWMEIYAGEKATKVYGPDVWLPDETLQVLKEYVVSIKGPLTTPVGGGIRSLNVALRQELDLYVCLRPVQYFKGVPSPVREPQKIDMVIFRENSEDIYAGIEWAAGSEQAKKVIQFLQDEMGVKKIRFPETSGIGVKPVSTEGTERLVRKAIQYAIDNDRKSVTLVHKGNIMKFTEGLFRDAGYALAQKEFGGELIDGGPWMRVKNPKTGGEIVIKDSIADAFLQQILLRPAEYDVIATLNLNGDYISDALAAQVGGIGIAPGANLSDSVAMFEATHGTAPKYAGKDYVNPGSEILSAEMMLRHLGWTEAADTIIAAMEKSIQQKRVTYDFARLMEGATQVSCSGFGEVLIENM